A DNA window from Camelina sativa cultivar DH55 chromosome 17, Cs, whole genome shotgun sequence contains the following coding sequences:
- the LOC104755574 gene encoding mitochondrial import receptor subunit TOM40-1-like isoform X2: protein MADFVPPSMKEQADEKVDNSNLTCPVGYEYIDIEAYNILDRGYFRSLHLNYSPAFFDGNFCISSTMAPGTYYGLSAYYLNTKLTLTGGVTTDGRLTATVKYAITDKLTVRAYTNALNYRARFKLGSNDLTAATYIQRVTPCLSLGGEVFCTNVPQESGVGYAARYETDKMVASAKVISNGKVSMTYVHK from the exons ATGGCTGATTTCGTACCACCGTCTATGAAGGAACAAGCCGATGAGAAAGTTGATAACTCGAACCTCACTTGTCCCGTTGGATATGAATATATCGATATAGAAGCTTACA ATATTTTAGACCGTGGTTATTTCAGAAGTTTACATTTGAACTACTCCCCAGCCTTTTTTGATGGAAACTTTTGTATCAG TTCAACGATGGCGCCAGGAACATATTATGGACTTAGTGCCTACTACTTGAACACAAAG CTGACACTTACTGGAGGTGTTACTACTGATGGTAGACTAACCGCGACAGTGAAATACGCTATAACTGATAAGTTGACTGTGAGGGCATATACAAAT GCTCTAAACTACAGAGCTCGATTTAAACTCGGGAGCAATGACCTAACTGCAGCTACATATATCCAG CGTGTTACACCCTGTCTATCTTTGGGTGGTGAGGTCTTTTGCACCAATGTGCCTCAAGAGTCGGGTGTAGGTTATGCTGCAAGATACGAGACTGATAAGATG GTTGCATCTGCCAAAGTTATTAGCAATGGTAAGGTATCTATGACCTATGTTCATAagtag
- the LOC104755574 gene encoding mitochondrial import receptor subunit TOM40-1-like isoform X1, which translates to MADFVPPSMKEQADEKVDNSNLTCPVGYEYIDIEAYNILDRGYFRSLHLNYSPAFFDGNFCISSTMAPGTYYGLSAYYLNTKLTLTGGVTTDGRLTATVKYAITDKLTVRAYTNLRNESRLSITKVSLEYMALNYRARFKLGSNDLTAATYIQRVTPCLSLGGEVFCTNVPQESGVGYAARYETDKMVASAKVISNGKVSMTYVHK; encoded by the exons ATGGCTGATTTCGTACCACCGTCTATGAAGGAACAAGCCGATGAGAAAGTTGATAACTCGAACCTCACTTGTCCCGTTGGATATGAATATATCGATATAGAAGCTTACA ATATTTTAGACCGTGGTTATTTCAGAAGTTTACATTTGAACTACTCCCCAGCCTTTTTTGATGGAAACTTTTGTATCAG TTCAACGATGGCGCCAGGAACATATTATGGACTTAGTGCCTACTACTTGAACACAAAG CTGACACTTACTGGAGGTGTTACTACTGATGGTAGACTAACCGCGACAGTGAAATACGCTATAACTGATAAGTTGACTGTGAGGGCATATACAAAT CTAAGAAATGAGTCACGTTTGTCCATCACAAAAGTCAGCTTAGAATACATG GCTCTAAACTACAGAGCTCGATTTAAACTCGGGAGCAATGACCTAACTGCAGCTACATATATCCAG CGTGTTACACCCTGTCTATCTTTGGGTGGTGAGGTCTTTTGCACCAATGTGCCTCAAGAGTCGGGTGTAGGTTATGCTGCAAGATACGAGACTGATAAGATG GTTGCATCTGCCAAAGTTATTAGCAATGGTAAGGTATCTATGACCTATGTTCATAagtag
- the LOC109130208 gene encoding mitochondrial import receptor subunit TOM40-1-like, translating to MVNRMSRPIHKISKKVSLATDFAYNCFSRVVKASVGYDWNNKQSRVQGKIDSNGVVSALFGKELYMGLDCLLSAYLNHKNNDFKLGLSLTYG from the exons atggttaaccgaatgtcCAGGCCTATTCATAAGATTTCAAAGAAG GTTTCACTCGCCACTGATTTTGCGTACAATTGCTTTTCAAGAGTTGTTAAAGCTAGTGTTGGGTATGACTGGAATAATAAACAG TCTCGTGTCCAGGGAAAGATTGATTCTAACGGTGTTGTATCTGCACTTTTTGGAAAGGAATTATATATGGGACTCGATTGTCTGCTATCTGCATATTTGAATCATAAGAACAACGATTTCAAGCTTGGTTTGAGCTTAACTTATGGTTAG